A region of Patescibacteria group bacterium DNA encodes the following proteins:
- a CDS encoding 2-amino-3,7-dideoxy-D-threo-hept-6-ulosonate synthase has translation MTNTKRELLSKIINPISKRTVIVPMDHGVTDGPIPGLIKMDEIIKKVKAGGADAIVIHKGIYKLYKDVIGDLPVFIHISASTGLSGSLRKVLIATAREVKELGAQGVSIHLNLGNEHEGEMLKDLGTVARECQEEGLPLLAMMYPRTMIDGKIVHYRDTARVKHAARVAAELGADIVKVPFTGDAESFREVVEGCPIPVVIAGGAKGSEEIMLSSIRDCVRVGAAGVSVGRNVFQSEDVSGMLEKIKDAVYNASKIEVNLKR, from the coding sequence CGTGAGCTATTGTCAAAAATTATCAACCCCATTTCCAAGCGGACAGTTATTGTTCCGATGGATCATGGCGTTACCGACGGGCCTATTCCCGGCCTCATCAAGATGGATGAAATAATCAAAAAGGTTAAGGCCGGCGGAGCCGATGCCATTGTTATCCACAAAGGGATTTATAAATTATACAAGGATGTTATCGGCGATTTGCCGGTCTTTATTCATATTTCGGCTTCCACCGGCCTTTCCGGCTCGCTTCGAAAAGTTTTAATTGCTACCGCCCGCGAAGTTAAAGAACTGGGCGCCCAGGGCGTTTCCATCCATCTTAATTTAGGAAACGAGCACGAAGGGGAAATGTTAAAAGATTTGGGAACCGTGGCAAGAGAATGCCAGGAAGAAGGCCTGCCTTTACTCGCCATGATGTATCCGCGGACCATGATTGACGGAAAGATTGTCCATTACCGGGATACCGCCCGGGTTAAGCATGCCGCCCGGGTAGCGGCCGAGCTTGGCGCCGACATCGTCAAAGTCCCTTTTACCGGCGACGCGGAAAGTTTTCGCGAGGTGGTCGAAGGCTGTCCGATTCCGGTAGTAATCGCCGGCGGAGCCAAGGGTTCGGAAGAAATAATGCTTTCCTCAATCCGGGATTGCGTCCGGGTCGGCGCGGCCGGAGTCTCGGTCGGAAGAAATGTCTTCCAGTCCGAGGACGTTTCGGGCATGCTTGAAAAAATTAAAGACGCGGTTTACAATGCTTCTAAAATTGAGGTAAACTTAAAAAGATAA